One Candidatus Melainabacteria bacterium DNA segment encodes these proteins:
- a CDS encoding molybdenum cofactor guanylyltransferase, producing MQNLNHVIQSPTREALPLPVTALVLCGGKSRRMGRPKAFLPFEGTTMVNHVLNQVRDLFAEIFIVANEPDNYEDLGVDVVKDILPYRGPLGGILSGLLVAKHEYVFVIACDMPFVDKRLIREMTAARHGSDVVVLTHDLGVEPLLALYSKNCIKPLEESLFAGNLSLQEFLSGLTAQSFDYDEKSHGAELPAFFNVNTPQDYSRAIMGATAAAVHPFPAKRQVI from the coding sequence ATGCAGAACCTTAATCACGTCATTCAGTCACCAACGCGCGAGGCTCTGCCGCTGCCAGTAACAGCGCTTGTTTTGTGTGGTGGAAAGAGTCGTCGCATGGGGCGCCCAAAAGCGTTTCTTCCCTTTGAGGGAACGACCATGGTCAACCATGTTTTAAATCAGGTGCGTGATCTCTTCGCCGAAATCTTCATTGTCGCCAATGAACCCGACAACTATGAAGATCTTGGTGTTGACGTGGTCAAAGATATTCTGCCTTACCGCGGACCTTTAGGTGGAATTCTATCCGGATTGCTTGTCGCTAAGCACGAGTACGTTTTCGTGATCGCCTGCGATATGCCCTTTGTCGATAAGCGATTGATTCGTGAAATGACTGCGGCACGGCACGGCAGTGATGTCGTCGTTCTCACCCATGATCTCGGCGTAGAACCTCTGCTGGCTCTCTACTCAAAGAATTGCATCAAGCCCCTGGAAGAGTCTTTGTTTGCGGGGAACCTGAGTTTGCAGGAGTTTCTCTCCGGATTGACAGCTCAATCTTTCGATTACGATGAAAAATCTCACGGGGCGGAATTGCCCGCCTTCTTCAACGTAAACACACCACAGGATTATTCGCGCGCCATCATGGGCGCAACGGCGGCTGCCGTGCATCCGTTTCCGGCGAAACGCCAGGTTATTTGA
- the pilM gene encoding type IV pilus assembly protein PilM translates to MNVFSFGKKKGPTLGLDINSDSITLIQLDKTRSGIEVARFACQPTPANAIREGLIADPETVGQLLMDLLASASIPVSGPSPVINVAVPAQAVVIRLMPVPVGMPPEELADVVTQEATNHVPFPIEDANLDWSQMPATERTDADGVRRIDVILAAIQRSIIESYWRMADSAGVRLGKVDISSLSVVRSLALAGYLGSSGHLSMIVNIRHDATDINVVRSAMPLFGRSIMLGIDTLTEALSRSLEINFDEALDLLPEIALFNVNPTDFKMGQASQVARTIFSDITDELQRSLDFYKSQVGDVKVDQIILTGPGCMIPQLDQYISNRMNIKTILSDPMRDLIFSPDIIVDSMRPILAALIGSSIETSWNPSFTVDLDLNKEGRLPLLYDERKTQVIAPDERPTPWFKAAIAAGIAALALSLASYGFITQFDIPNKQRQIDQLAERTVQSNADLKQLSALRKENDVLTNKKKILDNIVKKSNHWSTVLNSIRTSIPGSVQIESVIIEDGATIEGNAMVFEGISNYAINLSTAPGFTDALIQSASRKEKTPEIIFYQIRAKLAGHDEPGSSAPTTLADGKTDAHPGNPLPNVLDGLQNLPNLKKPGGAM, encoded by the coding sequence TTGAACGTTTTCAGTTTCGGCAAAAAGAAAGGACCGACTCTCGGTCTGGATATAAACAGTGATAGCATCACGCTTATCCAGCTCGACAAAACACGTTCAGGAATAGAAGTTGCACGTTTCGCCTGCCAGCCCACGCCTGCCAACGCCATTCGTGAAGGTTTAATCGCCGACCCGGAAACAGTCGGTCAACTCCTCATGGATTTGCTTGCCTCAGCCAGCATTCCGGTTTCAGGTCCGTCACCGGTAATAAATGTAGCGGTACCGGCCCAGGCGGTAGTAATTCGCTTGATGCCAGTGCCGGTCGGTATGCCGCCGGAAGAGCTCGCCGACGTGGTCACGCAGGAAGCGACCAACCATGTGCCCTTCCCCATTGAAGACGCCAATCTCGACTGGTCGCAAATGCCGGCCACCGAGCGCACTGATGCAGACGGCGTGCGGCGCATCGACGTAATTCTGGCGGCGATTCAGCGCTCAATCATCGAATCTTACTGGCGCATGGCAGACAGTGCCGGCGTCAGACTGGGCAAGGTGGATATCTCATCGCTGTCAGTGGTGCGCAGTCTGGCGCTGGCGGGATACCTGGGTTCGAGCGGGCACCTATCAATGATTGTCAACATCAGACACGATGCCACCGATATCAACGTGGTGAGAAGTGCCATGCCGCTATTCGGGCGTTCTATTATGCTCGGTATAGATACGTTGACTGAAGCGCTGTCTCGAAGCCTGGAAATCAATTTTGACGAAGCACTAGATCTGCTGCCGGAGATCGCTCTCTTCAATGTCAACCCAACAGATTTCAAAATGGGGCAAGCTTCACAGGTAGCACGCACCATATTCAGTGACATCACAGACGAGTTGCAAAGATCTCTCGACTTCTATAAGTCACAAGTCGGCGATGTCAAGGTCGATCAAATCATCCTCACCGGTCCAGGCTGCATGATTCCCCAGCTCGACCAGTACATCTCCAACCGCATGAACATCAAGACCATTCTGTCTGACCCGATGCGCGATCTAATTTTCAGCCCAGACATAATTGTCGACAGCATGCGTCCAATTCTGGCTGCCTTGATCGGCTCCTCAATCGAAACGAGCTGGAATCCTTCTTTCACAGTCGATCTGGATCTGAACAAAGAAGGACGTCTGCCGCTTTTATACGACGAGCGCAAAACTCAGGTTATCGCTCCTGATGAAAGACCGACGCCCTGGTTTAAAGCCGCTATTGCTGCCGGAATTGCTGCCCTGGCGCTGTCACTGGCATCGTATGGATTCATCACTCAATTCGACATTCCAAACAAACAAAGACAAATCGACCAGCTGGCAGAAAGAACCGTACAGAGCAACGCCGATTTAAAACAACTGAGCGCTTTGCGCAAAGAAAACGATGTTCTGACCAACAAAAAGAAGATTCTCGACAACATCGTCAAAAAATCGAACCACTGGTCGACCGTCTTGAATTCAATCAGAACCAGCATTCCCGGCTCCGTTCAAATAGAGTCAGTCATAATCGAAGATGGTGCCACGATAGAAGGCAATGCCATGGTTTTTGAGGGAATATCGAATTACGCCATCAACTTGAGCACCGCCCCTGGTTTCACGGACGCGCTCATACAAAGCGCTTCGCGCAAAGAGAAAACACCCGAAATAATCTTTTACCAGATCAGAGCAAAACTGGCGGGACATGATGAACCGGGCTCGTCTGCCCCCACTACTCTTGCCGACGGCAAAACAGACGCACACCCAGGTAATCCACTGCCCAACGTACTTGATGGATTGCAAAACCTGCCGAACCTGAAAAAACCCGGGGGCGCGATGTGA
- a CDS encoding ABC transporter ATP-binding protein, which produces MTEAAIEASKLSKDVVSSFLRKRVRVLHELDLTVEKSETYGLLGPNGAGKTTTLKILLGLMRPTEGTAKVLGEKAGDRRALEKVGFLPEQPYFYSHLTGREFMDFAGRLFGLNAKLRAERTAELLEMVALEKNAWDKPMRKYSKGMLQRLGIAQSLVNDPELLFWDEPMSGLDPIGRRDVRKILNALKDRKKTIFFNSHLLPDVNEVCDRVGVLNRGRLVAQEKISTISSTGNYRDLEDYFLTIVGESEKSA; this is translated from the coding sequence ATGACAGAGGCTGCAATTGAGGCGTCCAAGCTAAGCAAGGACGTGGTCAGCAGTTTCTTGCGTAAGCGCGTGCGGGTCCTGCACGAACTTGATCTGACGGTGGAGAAGAGCGAAACGTATGGTCTGCTGGGTCCCAATGGAGCCGGCAAGACGACCACATTGAAGATTCTTCTGGGTTTGATGCGCCCCACAGAAGGCACGGCAAAAGTGCTCGGTGAAAAAGCCGGCGACCGCCGCGCCCTGGAGAAAGTTGGCTTTCTGCCAGAGCAACCCTATTTTTACTCGCATCTGACCGGGCGCGAATTTATGGACTTCGCCGGGCGTCTTTTCGGCTTGAACGCAAAATTGCGTGCCGAGCGCACTGCTGAATTGCTCGAAATGGTGGCACTGGAGAAAAACGCCTGGGACAAACCGATGCGAAAGTACTCGAAGGGAATGCTGCAGCGGCTCGGCATTGCCCAGTCACTGGTGAACGACCCTGAACTCTTGTTCTGGGACGAACCCATGTCTGGTCTGGACCCGATTGGACGCAGAGACGTGCGCAAAATTCTCAACGCCTTGAAAGACCGAAAGAAAACCATTTTCTTCAACTCACACCTGCTGCCTGACGTAAACGAAGTCTGTGACCGCGTCGGCGTGCTCAACCGCGGCAGACTGGTAGCGCAAGAAAAAATCAGCACCATCTCGTCGACCGGCAACTATAGAGATCTCGAGGACTATTTCCTCACCATAGTTGGTGAATCGGAAAAAAGCGCATGA
- a CDS encoding enoyl-CoA hydratase, which yields MTEVSDKVLEIEREEGLVWFKLNRPKVMNCLNRELLRSILSACEELKDDRSVRVVAVVGSGIKTFCAGADLTERKGMSQAEAIEYLLMIQKTMNALEQLPQVVIAGINGSAYGGGTELALACDLRVMAENASLRLTEVTLGIIPGAGGTQRLPRLIGKSKAKEMILTAAPLTAQRGYELGLIHRVVPEATSGDFHQPLMDEIRKWAKDISSAAPLSLKQAKIAIDEGFDRDLEAGLALETKAYLQLLNSKDRLEGLAAFAEKRKPVYTGE from the coding sequence ATGACCGAAGTTAGCGATAAGGTTCTGGAAATTGAACGAGAAGAAGGTCTCGTTTGGTTCAAGCTCAACCGCCCTAAAGTAATGAATTGTTTGAATCGTGAGTTGCTGCGCTCGATTCTTTCTGCTTGCGAAGAGTTGAAAGATGACCGCTCAGTTCGTGTGGTCGCGGTCGTTGGTTCTGGTATCAAAACTTTTTGCGCCGGCGCCGATTTGACAGAGCGCAAAGGCATGAGTCAGGCTGAGGCGATCGAATATTTGCTCATGATCCAGAAGACAATGAATGCGCTGGAGCAATTGCCGCAGGTTGTCATCGCTGGTATTAATGGCTCCGCATATGGTGGCGGTACCGAGTTGGCTCTGGCCTGTGACCTGCGTGTAATGGCTGAAAATGCCTCGCTGCGTTTGACTGAAGTAACGCTTGGAATCATCCCCGGAGCTGGCGGAACCCAGCGGCTGCCGCGCTTGATCGGCAAATCAAAAGCCAAAGAGATGATTTTGACCGCCGCACCTTTGACTGCCCAGCGTGGATATGAATTGGGACTGATTCACCGTGTCGTGCCTGAAGCAACTTCGGGCGATTTCCATCAACCGTTGATGGATGAGATTCGTAAATGGGCGAAAGATATTTCGTCTGCTGCACCGCTCTCTCTTAAGCAGGCAAAAATCGCCATTGATGAAGGTTTCGACCGAGACCTGGAAGCCGGTCTGGCTCTCGAAACAAAGGCCTATCTGCAGCTTCTGAACAGTAAAGATCGACTGGAAGGTTTAGCCGCTTTTGCAGAGAAGCGCAAACCCGTTTACACCGGTGAGTAG
- a CDS encoding serine/threonine protein kinase, with the protein MDSFVSQTHDTSGGFVPTDDRPKFALIANSEDRYLGTVIGDRYKVLSLLGKGGMGSVYRAQHTALGKIQAIKVLKQSALENNTALNRFDIEAKAASSLNHPNLVSVHDYGLTAEGAPYLVMDFVEGVSLLDVLLRDGALNSVLVIELFEQICDGLAYAHSQGVVHRDIKPSNIILTRTASGAPQIKIVDFGIAKIVGHGEAEHELTQTGEVFGSPMYMSPEQCEGQREVDARSDIYSVACVMYEALTGQPPFTGTNAIQTMYKQINEAPSPMDGANRRLKIPPSLENVVMRALEKKPSERYQTMEELRNDLQLIKSGGVPNRTRSQLWFNRKPVRKRILVYTLAIFIGTWLGITAASLYALAPVIFMPEWQRTLHKANNNLRRGRYDFAEQGYVRAMSLVDKSNETASTRAFVRSNFADFNLLMADNEEDNNQTVRALHLYEEAQELISTDLKGKPSIEESSYVGRQGDCYFRMGKYPKAIQLFRQAIAIGEIAPGTFDKAELYYRLGRAYSAENKPKDAEISYRHALDEARKTKDFETLECAKYYHFLANSLVAQQRFTEADLVFKLSEQLRKHISGDNTPVYLATLADHAALLLKMNETSQARNMLNYVKQHRHSSEVAPPL; encoded by the coding sequence ATGGATTCTTTCGTGTCTCAAACACACGATACATCTGGCGGCTTTGTGCCGACCGATGATCGACCGAAGTTCGCCTTGATAGCAAATTCTGAAGACCGTTATTTGGGAACGGTAATTGGAGACCGCTACAAGGTCTTGTCGCTCCTGGGAAAAGGCGGCATGGGCTCGGTCTACAGAGCCCAGCACACCGCTCTGGGCAAGATTCAAGCGATAAAAGTTTTAAAACAGTCAGCACTGGAAAACAACACTGCCCTCAACCGCTTTGACATCGAAGCGAAAGCGGCAAGCTCTCTCAATCATCCAAATCTGGTGTCGGTTCACGACTATGGTTTGACGGCTGAAGGAGCGCCCTATCTGGTCATGGACTTTGTCGAGGGTGTGAGTTTGCTCGACGTGTTATTGCGTGACGGAGCTTTGAATTCAGTGCTCGTAATCGAATTATTCGAGCAAATCTGCGATGGTCTTGCATACGCACACTCACAGGGCGTAGTTCATCGCGACATCAAACCAAGCAACATCATTCTCACTCGCACCGCATCTGGTGCGCCACAGATAAAGATCGTAGATTTCGGCATCGCCAAGATAGTCGGTCATGGCGAGGCTGAGCACGAGTTGACACAAACGGGAGAAGTTTTTGGCAGCCCCATGTACATGAGCCCGGAGCAATGCGAAGGGCAACGAGAAGTAGATGCGCGCTCTGACATTTACTCTGTGGCGTGCGTAATGTATGAAGCGCTGACAGGGCAGCCGCCTTTCACTGGTACTAACGCCATTCAGACCATGTACAAACAGATAAACGAAGCCCCGAGCCCGATGGACGGAGCGAATCGGCGACTGAAAATTCCGCCGTCCCTCGAGAATGTAGTCATGCGAGCACTCGAGAAGAAACCGTCAGAGCGCTATCAAACCATGGAGGAATTGCGCAACGACCTCCAGTTGATAAAATCGGGCGGCGTTCCAAACCGCACCAGGAGCCAGCTCTGGTTCAACAGAAAGCCTGTACGCAAGAGAATACTAGTCTACACCCTGGCAATTTTCATCGGCACATGGCTGGGTATAACAGCCGCTTCCCTCTATGCACTGGCGCCGGTCATCTTCATGCCGGAATGGCAACGCACTTTGCACAAAGCCAACAACAACTTGCGCAGGGGACGCTACGACTTTGCTGAACAGGGCTACGTGAGAGCGATGAGCCTGGTGGACAAGTCTAATGAAACTGCATCAACCAGGGCGTTTGTGCGTTCTAATTTTGCAGATTTCAATTTGCTTATGGCAGACAATGAAGAAGACAACAACCAGACAGTGCGCGCCTTGCATCTCTACGAAGAGGCACAGGAGCTAATTTCCACTGACCTGAAGGGCAAGCCATCAATCGAAGAATCATCCTATGTCGGCAGACAGGGTGACTGCTACTTCCGCATGGGGAAATATCCAAAAGCGATTCAACTCTTCAGACAGGCGATTGCGATTGGTGAAATTGCACCGGGAACTTTTGACAAGGCGGAACTTTACTATCGTCTAGGACGGGCTTACAGTGCCGAAAACAAGCCAAAAGATGCTGAGATAAGTTATCGACATGCACTCGATGAAGCACGCAAAACAAAAGACTTTGAGACACTAGAATGTGCGAAGTACTATCATTTCCTGGCCAACTCGCTTGTTGCACAACAGCGTTTCACAGAAGCAGATCTGGTTTTCAAACTGTCAGAGCAGCTCAGGAAGCACATCTCGGGAGACAATACTCCTGTCTACCTGGCCACACTTGCTGACCACGCAGCACTGTTGCTGAAAATGAACGAAACAAGTCAAGCTAGAAATATGTTGAATTACGTCAAACAACATCGGCACAGCAGCGAGGTCGCCCCGCCACTCTAG
- a CDS encoding ABC transporter permease, whose amino-acid sequence MSSSSPHSSALSSITAIGLNTFRETVRDKIMYAFMLFAFVISLLSILLGSLSVGQDVKILEDIGLAAIACISGIIAVFAGTNLVYKELEKRTVYLIFTKPISGWHFIAGKYLGLAACLLIVVAAMGFFLSGLVWMVRPEHGLNDLMAVSNLMMPAVMLVYLELLLVIALATFFSTFASPVMSVLFTLALWLIGHFGDSLKQLGQMSQNPTFAQFSNFLYLILPDLAGLTRARSILMYGRSPGPEVITFITCYVFAYVVLLLVLAAAVTDRREFP is encoded by the coding sequence ATGAGTTCAAGCTCTCCCCACAGCAGCGCCTTGAGCAGCATCACAGCGATTGGCTTGAACACGTTCCGCGAGACGGTGCGCGACAAAATCATGTATGCCTTCATGTTATTTGCCTTTGTGATTTCACTGCTCTCAATACTGCTTGGCAGTCTGTCGGTCGGGCAAGATGTGAAAATTCTGGAAGACATTGGGCTCGCCGCCATCGCGTGCATCAGCGGTATCATCGCCGTTTTCGCGGGCACGAATCTTGTATACAAAGAGCTGGAAAAGCGCACAGTGTACTTAATCTTCACTAAACCGATCAGCGGCTGGCATTTCATCGCCGGCAAATATCTGGGCCTTGCCGCTTGTCTTTTGATTGTGGTTGCGGCGATGGGCTTTTTTCTCAGCGGGCTTGTCTGGATGGTGCGCCCTGAGCACGGTCTGAACGACCTTATGGCGGTCTCAAACTTGATGATGCCCGCTGTAATGCTCGTCTATCTGGAATTGCTCCTGGTCATTGCTCTCGCGACCTTCTTCTCGACCTTCGCAAGCCCCGTCATGAGCGTTCTATTTACGTTGGCGTTGTGGTTGATCGGTCATTTCGGCGATTCACTCAAGCAACTCGGTCAGATGTCTCAGAACCCGACCTTCGCTCAATTCTCCAACTTCCTCTACCTGATTCTTCCCGACCTGGCCGGGCTAACGAGAGCGCGCTCGATATTGATGTACGGTCGCAGCCCCGGTCCTGAAGTGATTACCTTCATAACCTGCTATGTTTTTGCGTATGTAGTATTACTTCTGGTGCTAGCCGCTGCCGTGACCGATCGAAGAGAATTCCCTTGA
- a CDS encoding sigma-70 family RNA polymerase sigma factor: protein MIGRIWYFCFTIWLYPDNKKTVVDDNVIVSKDSLPAKGAVGPANGPKPEGGKGQDQIHHWLSVYSDTRDPALRDAIIQASLPLVKRIAYGLARRSTDPVEDLIQVGSIGLIKAVDQFKPDAGAKFQTYATHLITGEIRHYLRDKTAMIRAPRELQELSFRINRLVQNLTARLGREPSDTEIAHELEIPVSRVNEAYEVDRRRTLISLDQALSNDAGSEQSLIDTLIDGRYQLLQNAKEDRFMLSEAIKQLRDGLREVVHLTFYEDLSQTEVARRLGISQMQVSRRLRAATAELNKIITQSKKAGGQKGGA from the coding sequence ATGATTGGTCGTATTTGGTATTTTTGTTTTACAATCTGGCTATACCCCGACAATAAGAAAACAGTGGTTGACGATAACGTGATAGTAAGCAAAGACAGCTTGCCCGCAAAAGGCGCCGTGGGCCCGGCTAATGGACCCAAGCCCGAAGGTGGAAAGGGACAAGATCAGATTCACCACTGGCTCTCTGTCTACTCCGACACACGCGACCCAGCGTTACGTGACGCCATAATTCAGGCCTCGCTGCCTCTGGTCAAACGTATTGCATATGGTCTGGCTCGACGCTCGACTGACCCTGTGGAAGATTTGATCCAGGTTGGCTCGATCGGTTTGATCAAAGCCGTCGACCAGTTCAAGCCTGATGCTGGAGCTAAGTTCCAGACTTACGCCACTCACTTGATCACAGGCGAGATTCGACACTACCTGAGAGACAAGACAGCTATGATTCGCGCTCCGCGCGAGCTTCAGGAGTTGTCATTCCGCATCAACAGACTGGTTCAGAACCTGACGGCACGTCTGGGCAGAGAACCAAGCGACACTGAAATCGCTCATGAGCTTGAAATCCCGGTCAGCCGCGTCAACGAGGCTTATGAAGTCGACCGCCGCCGCACTTTGATTTCGCTCGACCAGGCGCTCTCAAACGATGCAGGCAGCGAGCAGTCGCTCATCGACACTTTGATCGACGGACGCTATCAGCTTCTTCAAAACGCAAAAGAAGACCGCTTTATGCTCTCTGAAGCAATTAAGCAGTTGCGCGATGGGCTGCGCGAAGTCGTGCACCTCACCTTCTACGAAGATTTGAGTCAGACTGAAGTAGCCCGCCGCCTCGGCATCTCGCAAATGCAGGTCTCGAGAAGGTTGCGCGCAGCCACGGCTGAATTGAACAAAATCATCACTCAGAGCAAAAAAGCGGGCGGACAGAAAGGCGGCGCATGA
- a CDS encoding type II secretion system F family protein: MVEFVYKVRDAQGRIQEALAQAETSAILRARLTSRGLDVLEISQKTEGLNYRELWEKANGVFEQVTLKDMVVFSRQFAAMVSAGVAMLRTLTIIVDQCPNKKLKQTLDDVRKSVESGLSLSDAMAKHPKVFDKLYVSMVRAGETGGILAEVLKRLADFLEARQKLNTKVRSAMVYPTVVLAVAILVFWAMLTFILPIFQGLFRNVGGELPAYTQFLIFLSEAMRSIYMAIFIVLVLVGVFLLKRYYATEIGQLHIDGILLSLPAFGDLIKKVAVARFSRTFGTLIRAGVPMLSALDVVKDTAGNAVVKKAVDRVYNEVRQGGSIAKPMSKTSVFPPMVTQMVAVGEETGKLDDMLSKIADFYDMEVENAVEALTSLLEPIMVVGIGGIVGSVVVGMYLPIFTVINQLH, translated from the coding sequence ATGGTGGAGTTTGTCTACAAAGTCAGAGACGCACAGGGACGCATACAAGAGGCGCTGGCTCAGGCTGAAACTTCTGCGATTCTGCGGGCACGGCTGACATCGCGTGGTCTGGATGTACTTGAAATCTCTCAAAAGACGGAGGGCTTGAACTATCGAGAGCTCTGGGAGAAAGCCAACGGTGTTTTCGAGCAGGTCACGCTCAAAGATATGGTCGTTTTCTCAAGACAGTTCGCAGCCATGGTCTCGGCTGGTGTGGCAATGTTGCGCACATTGACAATCATCGTCGATCAGTGCCCCAACAAAAAGCTCAAGCAAACTCTCGACGATGTTCGCAAGTCGGTAGAATCTGGTCTTTCTCTTTCAGACGCCATGGCTAAGCATCCCAAGGTGTTTGACAAGCTTTACGTTTCCATGGTCAGAGCCGGAGAGACAGGCGGTATCCTGGCAGAGGTTCTCAAGCGACTGGCAGACTTTCTGGAAGCGAGACAGAAGCTGAATACGAAAGTGCGTTCGGCGATGGTCTATCCGACGGTGGTTCTAGCGGTGGCCATCCTGGTTTTCTGGGCCATGCTGACCTTCATTCTGCCGATTTTTCAGGGGCTCTTCCGCAATGTCGGGGGCGAACTTCCAGCCTACACCCAGTTTTTGATTTTCCTCTCCGAAGCGATGCGCTCGATTTACATGGCCATCTTCATTGTGCTCGTGCTAGTGGGCGTTTTCCTCTTGAAGAGGTACTATGCCACTGAAATCGGTCAACTGCACATCGACGGAATCCTGCTCAGTCTGCCCGCTTTCGGCGACCTGATTAAAAAAGTGGCGGTTGCCCGCTTCAGCAGAACCTTCGGAACGCTTATCCGAGCAGGAGTTCCAATGCTTTCTGCGCTTGACGTCGTCAAAGACACCGCCGGCAATGCGGTGGTCAAAAAGGCTGTAGACCGTGTCTACAACGAGGTCAGACAGGGCGGCAGCATCGCTAAACCAATGTCCAAAACCTCAGTTTTCCCACCTATGGTGACGCAAATGGTGGCAGTCGGAGAGGAAACCGGCAAGCTCGATGACATGCTCTCCAAAATCGCTGATTTCTACGACATGGAAGTGGAAAACGCCGTCGAAGCTCTTACCTCGCTCTTAGAACCGATTATGGTTGTCGGCATTGGAGGCATCGTCGGCTCGGTCGTCGTGGGAATGTATCTGCCGATTTTTACAGTCATCAATCAGCTGCATTGA
- a CDS encoding prepilin peptidase, with protein MFDPITSSSIGRDALAAVLGLCVGSFLNVLALRSVKEESLINPPSTCPDCQHRIAAYDLIPVVSYIVLNGKCRHCRKPIHWMYPFVEVFTACTYVALLHLFGPNFNSGDLMIMDFGQLIGMTIFCSTLIAISITDFREKLIPHEITYPSMLLGIIYSGVVRNDAQGALIGVGVSYMLFDFLAFYGTKFYIKLYGDPDDPENKHKKILLDRDREGMMVTGADPDVHIHHTLYAADAFIGEELISVDEDDDEEFTVMGGGDAVLSAVISAWLGLQALGIALLVGFLAGTVMGSAYLFYEMYKAKVLRKCLKPALIGAALMILLVEGMLLFFRSLSANSGFTMQLPYLQLGLAAAIGGALLGALRSGHDVSKPFPFGPSLAVGAVVAMVTKSMIFPGAP; from the coding sequence ATGTTTGACCCCATAACAAGCAGTTCCATAGGTCGCGACGCACTGGCAGCGGTGCTCGGGTTGTGCGTCGGCAGTTTTTTGAACGTACTGGCTTTACGGTCCGTCAAAGAAGAATCGCTGATTAACCCACCATCGACCTGCCCCGATTGCCAACACAGAATCGCTGCATACGACTTGATTCCAGTCGTCTCATATATAGTTCTGAACGGTAAATGCCGGCATTGTCGAAAACCGATTCACTGGATGTATCCATTCGTTGAAGTTTTTACGGCTTGCACTTATGTTGCCTTGCTGCACCTGTTTGGTCCCAATTTCAACAGCGGCGACCTGATGATCATGGATTTCGGGCAACTGATCGGCATGACCATCTTTTGCAGCACCCTGATTGCCATCAGCATCACAGACTTTCGCGAAAAACTGATACCACACGAAATTACCTACCCGTCCATGCTTCTTGGCATCATATATAGTGGCGTGGTTCGCAATGACGCGCAAGGAGCACTTATTGGCGTCGGTGTGAGCTACATGCTCTTTGACTTTCTGGCTTTCTACGGCACCAAGTTCTACATCAAGCTCTACGGCGATCCCGATGATCCCGAAAACAAGCACAAAAAGATTTTGCTCGATCGAGATCGTGAAGGCATGATGGTGACGGGCGCGGACCCAGACGTGCATATTCACCACACACTTTATGCAGCAGATGCCTTTATCGGCGAGGAACTAATTTCTGTCGACGAAGATGACGATGAAGAATTCACGGTCATGGGTGGCGGCGATGCGGTTCTTTCCGCCGTCATCTCAGCCTGGCTGGGGCTGCAGGCGCTCGGCATAGCACTACTGGTCGGTTTTCTGGCCGGTACGGTAATGGGTTCCGCCTACCTGTTTTATGAAATGTACAAAGCGAAAGTACTGCGCAAGTGCCTGAAGCCGGCCTTAATAGGGGCTGCTTTAATGATCTTGCTGGTTGAAGGGATGTTGCTCTTTTTCCGGTCGCTCAGCGCCAACTCCGGCTTTACCATGCAACTGCCCTACCTTCAACTCGGTCTGGCCGCCGCTATCGGTGGTGCACTTCTGGGGGCGCTCCGCTCCGGCCATGATGTCTCGAAACCCTTTCCCTTCGGTCCTTCGCTCGCTGTCGGAGCAGTTGTAGCCATGGTTACAAAGTCAATGATTTTCCCAGGTGCGCCATAA